In one window of Brassica rapa cultivar Chiifu-401-42 chromosome A07, CAAS_Brap_v3.01, whole genome shotgun sequence DNA:
- the LOC103828597 gene encoding E3 ubiquitin-protein ligase PRT1 isoform X1: MDYVTMIKDDEPQEEEEISDKFLCCVCLELLYKPIVLSCGHLSCFWCVHRSMSGLRVSHCPICRDPYLHFPTICLKLHFLLKKLYPIAHNKREAQLLKDEQARACFSPQIDEPKAKLQSLSVSDECSNTEPLEDAKTVNVHENDLPKNGISKDDLLCSACKELLVRPVVLNCGHVYCEGCVVDMMDQESEKIKCKECHVCDPRRFPKVCLALEQFLEENFPDEYISRRSGIQKTLAHDSKGNFQEYHKEGTSSSDENNNNNNSLPRWANPACNVHIGVGCDSCGVYPIEGERYRCIDCKEKMGYDLCKDCYETPSKVPGRFNQQHTPDHKFERASVRQLLLNLNSIGILVGGPMVHEGRDESEEGPPDSDVSTSSSPE, from the exons atGGATTATGTGACGATGATAAAAGACGATGAACcacaggaagaagaagaaatctcCGATAAGTTTCTCTGCTGCGTCTGCCT GGAACTTCTTTACAAACCAATTGTGCTGT CATGTGGTCATCTATCGTGTTTCTGGTGCGTACATAGGTCCATGAGTGGCTTGCGCGTGTCTCATTGTCCCATCTGTAGAGACCCTTATCTTCACTTCCCCACTATCTGCCTTAAGCTTCATTTCCTCCTCAAGAAGTTATACCCCATCGCCCATAACAAGAGAGAAGCACAACTTCTTA AGGATGAACAAGCACGAGCTTGTTTCTCACCTCAGATTGATGAACCAAAGGCTAAGCTTCAGTCTCTAAGTGTCTCTG ATGAGTGCTCTAATACAGAACCCCTGGAAGATGCAAAAACTGTTAACGTTCATGAGAACGACTTACCTAAGAATGGCATTTCAAAAGATGATTTGCTCTGTTCAGCATGTAAGGAGCTGCTCGTCCGACCTGTGGTTCTCAACTGCGGACATG TGTATTGCGAAGGTTGTGTAGTAGATATGATGGATCAAGAAAGCGAAAAGATCAAATGCAAAGAGTGTCATGTTTGTGACCCGAGAAGATTTCCCAAAGTTTGTTTGGCTCTTGAGCAGTTTTTGGAGGAAAACTTTCCTGATGAATACATTTCAAGGAGAAGTGGGATTCAGAAAACGCTTGCCCATGATAGCAAAGGAA ATTTTCAAGAGTATCACAAAGAAGGCACATCCTCATCAGacgaaaacaacaacaacaacaacagtctTCCAAGGTGGGCAAACCCTGCCTGTAATGTTCACATCGGAGTTGGTTGTGATTCTTGCGGA GTGTATCCAATAGAAGGGGAGCGATACAGGTGCATAGACTGCAAGGAGAAAATGGGGTATGACCTTTGCAAAGACTGTTACGAGACTCCTTCTAAAGTTCCCGGGAGATTCAACCAGCAACACACTCCCGACCACAAGTTTGAGCGTGCATCGGTTCGTCAGCTTCTGCTCAATCTCAATTCTATCGGTATCCTTGTTGGCGGACCGATGGTCCATGAAGGCCGTGATGAGAGCGAGGAAGGGCCTCCTGATTCTGATGTGTCAACATCATCGAGCCCAGAATGA
- the LOC103828597 gene encoding E3 ubiquitin-protein ligase PRT1 isoform X2 codes for MDYVTMIKDDEPQEEEEISDKFLCCVCLELLYKPIVLSCGHLSCFWCVHRSMSGLRVSHCPICRDPYLHFPTICLKLHFLLKKLYPIAHNKREAQLLKDEQARACFSPQIDEPKAKLQSLSVSEPLEDAKTVNVHENDLPKNGISKDDLLCSACKELLVRPVVLNCGHVYCEGCVVDMMDQESEKIKCKECHVCDPRRFPKVCLALEQFLEENFPDEYISRRSGIQKTLAHDSKGNFQEYHKEGTSSSDENNNNNNSLPRWANPACNVHIGVGCDSCGVYPIEGERYRCIDCKEKMGYDLCKDCYETPSKVPGRFNQQHTPDHKFERASVRQLLLNLNSIGILVGGPMVHEGRDESEEGPPDSDVSTSSSPE; via the exons atGGATTATGTGACGATGATAAAAGACGATGAACcacaggaagaagaagaaatctcCGATAAGTTTCTCTGCTGCGTCTGCCT GGAACTTCTTTACAAACCAATTGTGCTGT CATGTGGTCATCTATCGTGTTTCTGGTGCGTACATAGGTCCATGAGTGGCTTGCGCGTGTCTCATTGTCCCATCTGTAGAGACCCTTATCTTCACTTCCCCACTATCTGCCTTAAGCTTCATTTCCTCCTCAAGAAGTTATACCCCATCGCCCATAACAAGAGAGAAGCACAACTTCTTA AGGATGAACAAGCACGAGCTTGTTTCTCACCTCAGATTGATGAACCAAAGGCTAAGCTTCAGTCTCTAAGTGTCTCTG AACCCCTGGAAGATGCAAAAACTGTTAACGTTCATGAGAACGACTTACCTAAGAATGGCATTTCAAAAGATGATTTGCTCTGTTCAGCATGTAAGGAGCTGCTCGTCCGACCTGTGGTTCTCAACTGCGGACATG TGTATTGCGAAGGTTGTGTAGTAGATATGATGGATCAAGAAAGCGAAAAGATCAAATGCAAAGAGTGTCATGTTTGTGACCCGAGAAGATTTCCCAAAGTTTGTTTGGCTCTTGAGCAGTTTTTGGAGGAAAACTTTCCTGATGAATACATTTCAAGGAGAAGTGGGATTCAGAAAACGCTTGCCCATGATAGCAAAGGAA ATTTTCAAGAGTATCACAAAGAAGGCACATCCTCATCAGacgaaaacaacaacaacaacaacagtctTCCAAGGTGGGCAAACCCTGCCTGTAATGTTCACATCGGAGTTGGTTGTGATTCTTGCGGA GTGTATCCAATAGAAGGGGAGCGATACAGGTGCATAGACTGCAAGGAGAAAATGGGGTATGACCTTTGCAAAGACTGTTACGAGACTCCTTCTAAAGTTCCCGGGAGATTCAACCAGCAACACACTCCCGACCACAAGTTTGAGCGTGCATCGGTTCGTCAGCTTCTGCTCAATCTCAATTCTATCGGTATCCTTGTTGGCGGACCGATGGTCCATGAAGGCCGTGATGAGAGCGAGGAAGGGCCTCCTGATTCTGATGTGTCAACATCATCGAGCCCAGAATGA